In the Thunnus thynnus chromosome 24, fThuThy2.1, whole genome shotgun sequence genome, ttgttgcagCACGTCTGCATCCAGTAGACTATTTAGTATGAAACACAGGCGCCTGATACTGTATCAGTAGCCTATGTGAcgctcacaaaaacaaagggaTTTTATGAGGATGACGTATGACTGCAGCGTTCTACTATAGTCATACGTCATTGTTCAGTTTTAACAACAGCTGACGTTTTTGACCTTTGAGCACAAAATGAAGTTATTTGTCCACAAATATTTGGTGAACATTGTGGCTAATCAACATGGTcagaaaatgactcagaaaaatatgaaatatctcaaaaatgccaaaatacactGGAGGGAGGCTTTAAatagtatttaaatgtttgaaaacaacatttgaatgtgTAAATCTGAAGGAGATTTTACCTCATAAAAATCATccttatgtctgcagtttagtgtcaccacaactttcacatcatattaatctcagcacacAAGTAAgaaatggtgtctgacctcagagtctccagtctacagtgtggactctccagaaaatcaaaCTGCAGATTCCTTCCTGAACCGTCCCGACTGGAGTTGTAGCTCAGatcaagctctctcagatgggaggggttggacttcagagttGAGAGCAGAGatgcacagctgatctctgacaaactgcagctcttcaatctgaataaagaagaaATCATGTAGCGTTAGAAGCAGTTTACATGGGTGCAAGAGCTCTGTCTACAGACGGATTTCCATCAAAAGTGAATTATTTGTTCCATCatagtctgtttgtttttaccactaacacaaaaaagattttactcTGCCAccacatttctgcttttttcactttgtaaaCGATTAAACGGCGAGGGAAAGAGACGTTGGTTGTTCCAGACATCAACGCTTGTTCCAGCTTCCTGCGGTTGTTTATGCATCGATTTATACGTCTGTTTTCTCCAAAATAATCAAAGTTATggcagttttatttaatgtgcaCTTATTTCTCTGTAGGGATGGGTACCGAAACCCGGTATTAAACGAGCCCCGAGGATAAATTTTTAAAGACTGTAGTATTGATAAACTCCGATGTTACCGGTTCTTTTATCAgcactttttaatgttttggtgtaATTTATTCTCAAACTGCAgcctctcctccacacacacacacacacacacacacacacacacacacacacacacacacacacacagtcagaggaCTACCAAGGCTGGACTGGGAGAACTGGTGTCTTTGACTGGGCCATAAGTTATTAACTAACTCACTCCCCTGCCATCGCCCAATACTTGGACTTCTGCACTTAACCGTGTTCCTTGTTAGAGCCTGACATACAGTTCATATTTGGACATGATGTAACatgtctgctgctgttcattatattttcatttatatttcaactgtttttgaCAGACAGCATTATATTGACAAAACATCTTTCATTTATGTAatcttcatctttttatttgtacCACTGATATGCCTTAAGGCTGGACAATATCTCCAGTATATTCAGATGTTACATGATATAGAGCCAGATATTATCTGAGAGTTTGCTTGTAATTCTGTGATGTAGCTCAGTTGTCTGTAACTGTTGCTGCTCCACAAAGCAAGGTTAGTAAGTTTACCACATGACTTTAAAAATGGTAAAACTGCTGAAATTTGCTTTGTTATCATGAACTTGAATTGTCAATCATAATTGAATCATATCCAAATAGCTCATTCAAATGTTGCTTTACAGATTCAAAACACtatcatgatgatgtcatcttttcACACTTATCTGCTTAACTTTCTAATCCTGCTTTGTGGAACAGTCCTCTGGTTAAAAGCTGCTTAACAGCAAATGATGCAGTTTTATTCAACTGAACTCTTCTGTTCTGGTCACCTGCTTTGGTTTTCTAAacactgtttcatattttgaaatatattgttAGTCAAAAAGGTGATACTGTATAGTTGATCATGTCAATATTTCTGAGCCTAAGTGCCTTGTACTACTATTTCCATCAAAAAGCCAAAGACAGTTTGAGAGAGAACGCTCtgtttcagctttttgtttAACATGCAATTGTTCTGCATGTGAACTTTCCAActttatattcaaataaaaagtcaagTGCAATaagaagctgtgtttttttctcttacatTGTAATTACATGATTGAAAATATCAATGATTTAGCTCTGTTCTTCATTCCtaaagaacattttgttctgGTTTGCATTATGTGCTTGTAGCCAGCTTTGGACAGAGATTTTATGAAGAATGACAACCAGGTCtattaaaacctttttcttAACAAAAGTGTCTTTAATTGTATATATTGTGACTATTCCTATGTGTTTAACCTGCTAAGTCAGTATTCATTTAGGTTAAAAATaggtttattaaaatgtttgtaaaaaaaatacaaactaaataGTTCAATCAAACAAATCTGTCAACTGTAAgatactgtaaaagaaaaaaaacagttatattaataaagcaatgaaaaaccagatcatactgtatttttcattaacaGCATGAAACCGTAAACTTtagtaacagtaaaaaaatgttaattttacagTAACTTAATGGCAACCCTGCTGCCAGTTGTTGAATGTTCTTACAGGAagttttaacagtgtgtgtgtagaggtgtgtgtgtttctactgtagcagcctggtgtcatcaggagatttaatgaaggtaaacacagtgaacggtGGTGCGTAACGGCACTGCGCTCTGGCGCAgcacttctcagaggctgcagatttatcaacatatcagtcctgctgacttcagatgctgcagggatttaatgaagtgaaggagaagcttttcatacagtagaaacagctgtggacaacagatactgtaacaatcacccacattcatttatacatcactgcacactgatttactgactttcctgctttaaccacatgaaaccttattttctgtgcacatgttggttggagagtgtttaactgaaataaatgatttatatttgaagcattaatctgttgttgcagCACGTCTGCATCCAGTAGACTATTTAGTATGAAACACAGGCGCCTGATACTGTATCAGTAGCCTATGTGAcgctcacaaaaacaaagggaTTTTATGAGGATGACGTATGACTGCAGCGTTCTACTATAGTCATACGTCATTGTTCAGTTTTAACAACAGCTGACATTTTTGATCTTTCAGCACAAAATGAAGTTATTTGTCCACAAATATTTGGTGAACATTGTGGCTAATCAACATGGTcagaaaatgactcagaaaaatatgaaatatctcaaaaatgccaaaatacactGGAGGGAGGCTTTAAatagtatttaaatgtttgaaaacaacatttgaatgtgTAAATCTGAAGGAGATTTTACCTCATAAAAATCATccttatgtctgcagtttagtgtcaccacaactttcacatcatattaatctcagcacacAAGTAAgaaatggtgtctgacctcagagtctccagtctacagtctggactctccagaaaatcaaaCTGCAGATTCTTTTCTGAACGGTCCCGACTGTAGTCTTcactcagatccagctctctcagatgggaggggttggacttcagagctgagagcagagaagcacagctgatctctgacaaactgcagctcttcaatctgaataaagaagaaATCATGTAGCGTTAGAAGCAGATTACATGGGTGCAAGAGCTCCGTCTACAGGCGGATTTCCATCAACAGTGAATTATTTGTTCCATCatagtctgtttatttttaccactaacacaaaaaagattttactcTGCCAccacatttctgcttttttcactttgtttatGATTAAACGGCGAGGGAAAGAGACGTTGGTTGTTCCAGACATCAACGCTTGTTCCAGCTTCCTGCGGTTGTTTATGCATCGATTTATACGTCTGTTTCCTCCAAAATAATCAAAGGTACggcagttttatttaatgtgcaCTTATTTCTCTGTAGGGATGGGTACCGAAACCCGGTATTAAACGAGCCCCGAGGATAAATTATTCAAGACTGTAGTATTGATAAGCTCCGATGTTACCGGTTCTTTTATCAgcactttttaatgttttggtgtaATTTATTCTCAAACTGCAGCCTGCAGAATTCACCAAAttgcatcatttaaaaaaacattttgcagggGGGGCATGCCTCCAGACCCCCCGAGGTGACTTCATGCCTCGACGCTCGTCGTTGGACACCAGTAGAAAAAAGttaagtcaaaataaaaatttcTCTTCAGCATCCATGAGATTATTGTGTTTGaaatcattcaatgtttcataatatgttcagagctgaagaaggtttagaatgaacaagtttagaaaatggaaactccaaacacctgaacccaacaggatgcaggttaaaaactgtcaaatacaaacagtgaaaaagagcttcattaatattaatgacaacatgctgctacttcaataaacacacagtgaCTTAACAGTGAATTAGCCAGTGCAGCTTTTTCATCTTATATTAAGGTTTCAAATCGGCAGCTCTGATACAGTCAATAGattaaaccactgaagaagaaaatagacgTTAATAGTAAGATACTCAGTGTGGATCAACATAACATCATccttatgtctgcagtttagtgtcaccacaacttttacatcatattaatctcacaGGGATTACAGCCAGGTCATGTTATTCACCTGTAATTTGTAAACCTATATTACTTGACACCTGCTAAACAAATAACACAAGATGTAAAATTTTGAGATTTCAGCATCACTTCACACATAATCATGGAGCTCTTTTTGACTGGTCCTTGGATCTTGGGCTACTCTTCTGACTCATTTTCTTACTGCTCGGTCAGCAATCTTGTGAGGAGCTCCTGTGTGTAGCCGGTTGATGGTGGAGTGAAGCTGCTTCCACTTGCAGATAATGGTCCCAATGGTGCTTATGGGAACATTTAGGAGTTGAGAAATCAGTCAGTAACCTGTGCCATTCCTGTTGCTCAACAATCTTGTTGTGAAGGTTTTGGGAGAGCTCTTTGTCTCTAATCATCATGAGATGGTTCTTGCATGACAGCTTGGTAACAAATAATATCTTCACAGATGTCTAACCCTTTTTAAAAGAGTGGAAGTGCTAACAGCCACATGCACTAACCCAGCTGATTGTAATTAGCACAGGTAAGAGGACTAATTAATGGAATCACCTGGTTCAGTGCTTTTTCTTACTGCCTGTTCAATACTTTTGTCCTGTGTCATTCCAATTCAATGCACATAAGTGTTTTGTTGATTGGGATGTTATGATTTCTTTAGCTGTGTTGCCTTATTGATTTAATACCAATGTCTGCTCTTAATTTCATATGGATAGCTGCACTGGAAATATGTCTCCCGAAAAAAGGTTGATGTGTTGAATACTTATTTCCCCCGctgtacatttatattttcttattgattAATGATTATTATACACATAAGATTAAGGGAAGACAACGCACCTGAAATAATTATATTTGTTCTGACTTATTACATGAGTTTGcctaatttgcataatttcatattaaaaattaaaggttataatacagaaatatattggATGAGAGTGTATATTACTAAGTTTCATTTTGATAGAAGAACATGGATTATTTTGTCCTTATTCAACTGTGGTGCCTTAAAACACATCCACCCTCATCCATGTTTAGGTTATTAAGAAATTTCACATAGGCTTGGCTCTGCTGCAAATTGAGCCTACTGGTATAGAAAAAATAGATGATATAAATTAGGGATGTCAATGATTCATCGATTATGGGTTAATTGCCATTAATAATTCAACTGATTGAGTTACAGGTGTTTCTGGTGACCGCCCGTAAGGGCCGCACAAGCTGTAAAACGAACGCACCTCCCTGCCTTCCGACGAAGAAAAACAGTTGCAGACTCGCAGTGAGCCTCAATCTGCTCACTGTGTCGTCTGGTTGAACTCTGAAGCATAAAGCTGTGAAAACTCCACGGAGTTGTTGTCTGGCGGCTATGCGGTTTAGCTATCTGAGGCTCATGCTAACACTAAACTAACATGttgaacagaagcagctgctcGGTTAATGCAGGCTGAGAGCTGACTGTCACACAGCAGGACTCTAATTACACATGCttccaacaaaatcaacacaaaagtgATGAACTGTCTAAGCGACACTCCCCTGATCtgaatataaatgcattttagcgGTGACAGTAAATGGACAGATAAAGTCACAGCAACAGTATTGTTTCATCCCCGGGACATCCGTccagctgagcagctgtttccagcagctggacTAATGTTAGCTACAGTAAACACACGTCACTCCATCATATAGATCAGGTCTGCAgattgttttatataaaactaaCCAGATGATGTCTGTTGTGGGGAGATTGGGGTAACctgtttcacatttacattgttACACTACAATGTCCACTGTACCAACAAAttatatgcatttattttagtctaaaatacaaaatgtgtaatatttcaCTTACTATTGTATATCTGAGCAGGCTGCAagttatatactgtagataaacACCCACTATACACTATGTACTATACATAAAGTAACAtcattttaccatttaccattacctatgtttgacacaaaataaGAGTAGACTACATTaggagttaaaagaaaaaaataagcaaacacCAGGttacttaaatgataaataacacaaataatgacttaatttaGAAATTACAGAGCTCACGTCTGTTGCTATTCAACAACTGGCCGCCAATATCCAAAGcattaaacacagcaaacagctgcacaacttCCAGCTTCACTAGAGGACAGCCAGAGCGCCCCCGCCGGCGGGAGCAGCGCTGCCGTCGTAGAAGCAAACGCGTCACAGGGTATTTAACACGGAAGAGTATAATCACACCACGTACCGTTTTGTTCAGAAGAAGCTCGGCTAGTAAGCTAGCGTAACCATTTCTACCTAAACGAAACACAAGTCAAACACCAAGCAACTGTGAGCGTGTAACAAAAAGCGCCCCTGATATCTTTCATTTCACGctatccacacacacatcaaatgaATCCTGAGATTTCACAGATTCCAGAAATATAACTCCTATCACTACCCGACCAAAACTCACTGGAAAAAACGTCGAAGTAATATAGAAAAACCTCCGTTTTTAAATTAACAACTACAAATTGTGTCTTACCTTTGCTGTTTCTGTAATCAAAAGTTGCGTCTGGCCGCACAAAACCACTAGTAATGGCTACTCCAATGTCTCTGGGTCATTTTGAGTTGATTACAGCCTTTCTGTATCCACTTTCCCGGTAGGAAGGACAGAGTGAAATCGGCCATCGTCTAAGCCTTCCATGCGAACACACGGTCTATGTCTCCATCTAGTGGTTGAATCGTAGTACTGACACAGATTCAGTCAAAAGCAATCGATAGTGGAGTTTGTGAGCTTTGATTAGAGGCCTAAACCGTCCAAATATGGTCCAAATCGACCAATGGTTTCCGGAGATATTGATGCGTATTGCTCAGGTTAGCTGAGATCGTTGCTCAGATTACATTAGGATTACATCACATTTGATGTAATTACAAATAGCTAATTTGGAATTTTTTCTCCACTAAAACTTATCTAACTTTGCTCTGCTTCACCTTCTTAGCATCAAAATGATGCTAAGAAGGTGATGTTCACATGTTTTATGGTTTACTAGAGGTTTTGGGCTGCAACTCCATCATTTCAAAGGGGATATTCACTATAATACTGTtaagttgggttttttttgtggaaatgaAATCTTTCATTTATGCCATGTTCCATCTTCATTTACTCTGACCCAGTAACATCTATACTGATGCTTACACCTCTGCACAAATCTCACAAGTGTGACCTTTATTATGATATAGAAAGTGTTCATATAAACCTTGTAGTTAcagagatatactgtatttattatgAGTATGCCATTTTCGAGCAGGGGCCTGAGTCAGAGGCCTAGGGCTTAAGAGGTTAATTAGATCAGACTAGATGTCTTGGACAAACCtaacaattaattaacatttaaccaaaattGCTGGAGCCTTCAATGGTAAATAACCTGTAACTTTATCCTacaaatcagaatcagaatcatctttattggccaagtatgtttacacatacaagcaaTTTGACTCCGctttagtggctctcaatgttcttacacagaataacaacacaacaatcttcagaaatatacacaaggaatgactatatacaggtgaatctgtttctgtgaactgtaaacaggattcAAATAGTGTAACGAAGTGAATAGTGTGAGGATtgatgagataaatattaaatggtaaaaaaaatgacGTTActtcatatacatatattaggtggttatgtacagtatattcagcCTGTTAATACACCCACCGGGCGCACGGGCCAACAGTTAGGTCTACAGCCTACAGGACACAATTAAACATCTATCtgcttgttattttcttttaataataatgtttaatttactTGCAATTAGTAGGATAAACGTGAACTTGCCCAGCgccaagctaacgttagctgaccAACTACCATCTGTAGCAAACCGTTATTTATCTGTCCATcgtttatgttttcatattattcatattattgttGAActttcaacaacaataatatgaaTCTTACCATTTTTATTCCATCATGTTGAATTCCGATGTTTGTTCTGTCACTCAGAACTATGAGCTAAAGTTGAGCGATGCTCTGTGTTTAGATATTCCGCGCTGTCTGTGTCACGTGATTCATGCAAACAATCACATTGGCTACTGAGATGTGACAATCTACGAAGAACATCTGGTTGATGCAgctctcactgttttttttttacaccatcaAAATCCACAAACGAAATACAGAATGAATAGGAagtttctctctcattctttcttttttttctcctcggATCTACACTGATCTCATAAATGGCCTCTATGgacacaacattcagacacctattcatgtcaacacagataaataaaatgctgctgactgtaaaatggatcaaattaaacATGTTGGATTAAAAGCTTAtgtattacttttatttatcttcttCCTGTAAATGGTAAcaggaaattaatattttcctcCTACTGAGGAACTTATTTCCAACCACAGATTTACTCTCATCATCACCGCTGACTAACAGTGATCAGTGCCAAACACCAGACTTTCACATGACTTCCCTTCTATCTGGTGGTGCAGCTACACAAAGTGACATCATTTTCTGCCAGGAAGCATCATGCACATGTTGAAGTGTAGCAGCTAAAACACGACTTGAGATACAAACTGCATTTGGAAATATGATTTGCTCTCTTTGTCTGTACTCCTGTGTGAGAgtattaaagtgtgtgtgagagagacttTATGTATAAGTTCCTACAAAATAGTGTGTtatcaatatttaatatataagaCATTATTCATGAATATGCAATGAAAGTCTTGAACTTTTTTCCCATTTGGTTTATAGATTTGAGTTTCACACACGTaccaaaaattataaacattaaattGGTCTAACATAAAGTTGTCCAATAATTTCTTACAAATATCAGACCCTTTCGATGGTAGACTGAATTCAAATTGAAATCAACTGTTCAggcattttggattttaaacattttagtgatttgtgaaatacaaatgaatcaaattaaatgtgaaacTTCTATTATGAATTTAAATAACTGGGTACATACAAGACATACAAGAGGAAAACGCAGTcggtgaactgacctcagagtctccagtctacagtttggactctccagtccagcagacagaatCAATCCTGAGTCCTTCAGGTTGGAGTTTTCACTCAGGTCAAGCTCTCtgagatgggaggggttggacttcagagctgaggccacaacttcacagtgagtCTTTGAGAGTCCACAGTCCTTAAGCCTGTTATTAcaaattatattacatttaaatatgctAAAATCAAACACCTCTATGATGAATATAGACACTATGCATTTTGATGACAAAGCAAATTGTGTTTTGAGGGGTCAGCAGCTCCATATAGTGCATTTATGGTAAAATGCTGTCTGTTGTGATAAAATGATGACTGTCAAAACACAAATCCTTAAGTCCTGAAGTTCTTTTGCTGGATTTGTATTAAAACTAGAAGGTGAAGgataaactgtaaaatgtaacattGTTTATAATTAAACAGAATAACTGTGTTCATAAGTGTAAACACATCAACTACAAAGTTTTTCTTGCTCTCAAAGTTTTGGTTACAACTGAAGAACAATTGTTGTGAGAATAACTGGTTTACAATTTTGGCAACAAGCAGCTGTAACACAAGCTGAACACAATTTAACAGTTTGTAAGTTTTacagtgtgcatgtatgtaaagGAGGGATGTATGATATGTCAGTGGCTGATATTTTTGgctgagaaatgagaaaatgtaactactgtattgttattgttttggtaaTTGAATTTCAGTCAATAATTGTGTCCGATAATGCAGAGCCTTTTTACAGTGACTGTGGACTAGTGACATCATTCTAAACCTGGTTGTGAACAGGGACTTTTTAAGGTCAGGTCTTGTGTTGGTACTGGAGTGGACTGAGAGTAACAGAACAGACATGGTTTTAGAGTAGATTATAGTAGTCTGTACAGTCCTGCCTCTCTtgcctttctctcctctgatcTCTGTGTTGCTGCCTGTTTGCACAAGGCCAGCGTAacttacaaacaaacataacctACATTGTTTTAAGATTAATAATATTGGTTATCGTATTGGTATCAGACACAACAAACATAATTATCAATCGTTGTCATTGGCCCTGAAATTCCACATCAGTGCATCTCTAATGTAAAGTGATTCACACTTTACAGCATGCActatacatttacattacactTTACTGTAATATTGATATGATTGATGTAAAGTTGGCTTTataatgttgatattttgtttcCCAATCACTCTCAACACTGTAAAACACTCCcttaaaaatgtttatcttAGTTACAGGTACAAAGAGTACAACGTTTGGAGATCAAATAGGCTCTTCAGAGTTGAGTACAgaggcaacaggaagtatctaAAACATTTTGGACTGAGCAGCTGGACatgagagagatgtgtgtgtgtgttctgcagttATTGATTTATAATGTTGATAATCACATCTAGACTTACACAgcctttctgcagttcctcacagctgggatcagtctCCGTCGTCCCTCATCTGATGTGTTGTACTTCTTCAGGTCCAACTCATCCAGAACCTCTtctgacatctgcagcatgtaggacagagctgagcagtggatCTCAGAGAGTTTCTTCTctgatctgttctctgacttGAGGAACTTTTGGATCTCCTGATGTACTGAGCGGTCgttcatctccatcagacagtggaagatgttgatgcttctgtcaggagagaCATTAGTATTCATCTTCTTCAGGTTGTTGACGGCTCTCTGGATGATTTCTAGACTGTTCTTTTTCCAATCCAGCAGGCCTCCTAAGAGATGCTGGTTGGACTCCAGAGAGAGACCATGAAGGAAACGAACAAACAGGTCCAGGTGGCCATTTTCACTTTCAAGAGATTTCTTCATGGCTTTCATCAGGAAGTCATCCAGAGTTGGGTCATCGTTTCTGAAATGCTTAGAAATCTTCTTAAGGAAAGACTCTGGTTTTGATTCCTCGTGTTTGTAGTCTTCTCCCAGGAAGGCCTTCAGTACCTCTGTGTTGCTGCTGGTGTAACAGTGGTACatgtagactgcagccagaaactcctgaacactcagatgAACAAAGCTGTAGACTGTTTTCTTGAATGTCACACTCTCTGTTTTGAGGATCTCTGTACAAAATCCTGAGTACACCGAGGCCTCTTTGACATCAAGACCGCACTGCTCCAGGTCTTCTTGGTAGAAtatgatgtttcctttctctAGCTGTTCAAACGCCAGCCTCCCCAGCTTCAGAAGAACTTCCCTGTCTGCCTTCATCAGTTTCTGTGGCCTCGTTTCATGTCCCTCATTATActtctgcttcttcctctttgtctgaaccaGCAAGAAGTGTGAGTACatgtcagtcagggtcttgggcagctctcctctctggtctgtagtcaacatatgctccagaactgtagcagtgatccagcagaagactgggatgtgacacatgatgtggaggctcctgGATGTCTTAATGTGTGAGATGATTTTGCTGAAGAGATCTTCATCACTGAATCtcctcctgaagtactcctccttttGGGCGTCAGTGAAGCCTCGTACTTCTGTTACCCTGTGAACACATgtaggagggatctgattggctgctgcaggtcgggaaGTTATCCAGACGAGAGCTGAGGGAAGTAGATTCCCCTTGAAGAGGTTTGTCAACAGCACGTTGACTGATGacttctgtgtgacatcagacatGATCGTCATGTTGTTGAAATCTAAtgaaagtctgctttcatccaggccgtcaaagatgaacaaaactttacagacagcgagcttctctgctgtgaccttctgtAATTTTGGATGGAAAACATGGATCAGCATGAGAAGACTGTACTGCTCATTTTTGATCAAGTTCAGCTccctgaatgaaaacagaatcaccagactgacatcttggttttccaagccctctgcccagtccagagtaaacttctgcactgagaaggtttttccaacACCAGCAACGCCGCTCGTCAGAACAAATCTGATGTGTCCCTGTTGGTCAGGTAAGATTTTAAAGATGTCGTGACACTTGATTGGAGTGTCATGGAGGGTCTTCATCTTGGAAGCTGTCTCAAGCTGCCTCACCTCATGTTGGGTATTAACCACTTTactctgtccctctgtgatgtagagctcagtgtagatGCTGTTGAGGAGGatttcacttcctgcttcatcagTTCCTTCAGTCACATGTTCACATCTCCTCCTCAGACTGATCTTATGTTCATGTAAAACCTCCTGGAGAGCAACATTCACTAAAACAGAGACAACATGTGAAACTAAACAAAGGGAATCTGACAATAATTCATTATTaccaacacaaaaacaatcagTCTTACTTTGTACAGTGATGGTCTGACTGTCTAGATCCTTCTGGACGTCCTCCtgacacaaagaacagcaggacagctgctcctccacagaAACACCACTCTTCCTATT is a window encoding:
- the LOC137177368 gene encoding NLR family CARD domain-containing protein 3-like isoform X12, with the protein product MDKMASDTGLTEVHKMSARVEEEEGRAEPPVSNVLSMKSDRYNDHFLTFSNKPGPSNTKGQTDHRQRAESPASDCLSMKSDRSNRDPPTFSNEPGPSDTKGQTDHRQRSESPASDCLSMKSDRSNRDPPTFNNEPGPSDTKGQTDHRQRAESPASDCLSMKSDRSNRDPPTFSNEPGPSDTKGQTDHRQRSESPASDCLSMKSDRSNRDPPTFNNEPGPSDTKGQTDHRQRAESPASDCLSMKSDRSNRDPPTFSNEPGPSDTKEKNRKSGVSVEEQLSCCSLCQEDVQKDLDSQTITVQMNVALQEVLHEHKISLRRRCEHVTEGTDEAGSEILLNSIYTELYITEGQSKVVNTQHEVRQLETASKMKTLHDTPIKCHDIFKILPDQQGHIRFVLTSGVAGVGKTFSVQKFTLDWAEGLENQDVSLVILFSFRELNLIKNEQYSLLMLIHVFHPKLQKVTAEKLAVCKVLFIFDGLDESRLSLDFNNMTIMSDVTQKSSVNVLLTNLFKGNLLPSALVWITSRPAAANQIPPTCVHRVTEVRGFTDAQKEEYFRRRFSDEDLFSKIISHIKTSRSLHIMCHIPVFCWITATVLEHMLTTDQRGELPKTLTDMYSHFLLVQTKRKKQKYNEGHETRPQKLMKADREVLLKLGRLAFEQLEKGNIIFYQEDLEQCGLDVKEASVYSGFCTEILKTESVTFKKTVYSFVHLSVQEFLAAVYMYHCYTSSNTEVLKAFLGEDYKHEESKPESFLKKISKHFRNDDPTLDDFLMKAMKKSLESENGHLDLFVRFLHGLSLESNQHLLGGLLDWKKNSLEIIQRAVNNLKKMNTNVSPDRSINIFHCLMEMNDRSVHQEIQKFLKSENRSEKKLSEIHCSALSYMLQMSEEVLDELDLKKYNTSDEGRRRLIPAVRNCRKAVLKDCGLSKTHCEVVASALKSNPSHLRELDLSENSNLKDSGLILSAGLESPNCRLETLRLKSCSLSEISCASLLSALKSNPSHLRELDLSEDYSRDRSEKNLQFDFLESPDCRLETLRLKSCSLSEISCASLLSTLKSNPSHLRELDLSYNSSRDGSGRNLQFDFLESPHCRLETLRLKSCSLSEISCASLLSALKSNPSHLRELELSDSKSLNSSRTKLPFDFLESPDCRLETLRLKSCSLSEISCASLLSALKSNPSHLRELELSDNESLNGSRRKLCDFLESPHCRLETLRLKSCSLSEISCASLLSALKSNPSHLRELELSDNESLNGSRRKLCDFLESPHCRLETLRLKSCRLSEISCASLLSALKSNPSHLRELNLSDNKSLNGSGTKLPFDFLESPDCRLETLRLKSCWLSEISCASLLSALKSNPSHLRELELSNNFSRDDSERNLQFDFLESPHCRLETLRLRSCSLSEISCASLLSALKSNPSHLRELELSGNYSRDGSERNLQFDFLESPDCRLETLRLYGCGLSEISCASLVSALKSNPSHLRELNLFGNSSSSSDKKLLSDLQESPDCRLKTLSLW